The Nitrospira sp. genome includes a region encoding these proteins:
- a CDS encoding FAD-dependent thymidylate synthase, which yields MNQDQSGRRVLALAPMPPEKSAYALARYSRSPDSIEQSIRWVHGHSSEKFWEQFYFDYGHASIADLGHVIICFEEISELAAIRLEDEPLWDGQAKSSRYQNFASDRWFVPGQIRGSETEALYEGILRSLGDVYRLLHEPLKQFLAGREPRPESMKQADYDRTIAARAFDITRYLLPLAAKTNVGQVVSIRTLEKQITRLLSSQLSELRAIGEDLKDACQRPPVNLWGELCGQTAGLSDPLAPTLARHAKANAYQESVYSDLARHAKEALRGTGLDQPGNWGPVESVELIEPHLPLDELVATLLYRVSQAPYRKILEVVREWSEKEKQATIEVATRQRGPYDELIKEFRSGYAFTFDILMDIGAWRDMHRHRRCQQVQQNFTTVHGYDVPPPLIDAGLDQEYRQAMDAVRQDIESLRKKDQEASLYAIPFGFKVRCLFKMDYAEAEYICKLRSGVKGHWSYRTVAWQMKQQLAKRYPFLGDSIQATPPDVEDALTR from the coding sequence ATGAACCAAGATCAATCAGGCCGTCGGGTTTTGGCCTTGGCCCCCATGCCCCCTGAAAAGTCCGCCTATGCGCTGGCACGGTACAGCCGATCTCCCGACTCCATCGAGCAGAGCATCCGATGGGTGCATGGGCACTCGTCGGAAAAATTCTGGGAGCAGTTTTATTTTGATTACGGACATGCGTCGATCGCCGACCTTGGGCATGTCATCATCTGCTTCGAAGAGATTTCGGAACTCGCCGCGATTCGTCTGGAAGATGAGCCGCTCTGGGATGGTCAAGCAAAATCGAGCCGCTATCAGAACTTTGCCTCCGACCGATGGTTTGTCCCTGGTCAGATTCGAGGGAGCGAAACAGAGGCTCTCTATGAAGGGATTCTCCGAAGCCTCGGTGACGTGTATCGACTCCTCCATGAGCCTCTGAAACAGTTCCTGGCTGGGCGCGAGCCACGGCCTGAGTCGATGAAGCAGGCCGATTATGATCGGACTATTGCGGCACGGGCCTTCGACATCACCCGATACTTGCTTCCCCTCGCAGCCAAGACCAATGTTGGGCAGGTCGTCAGTATCCGGACGTTGGAGAAGCAGATTACACGCCTTCTCTCATCTCAACTCTCGGAGTTGCGGGCGATCGGGGAGGATCTGAAGGACGCGTGTCAACGTCCCCCGGTGAACCTCTGGGGTGAACTCTGCGGCCAGACCGCTGGCTTGAGTGATCCGTTGGCTCCGACACTGGCGCGGCATGCGAAAGCAAACGCCTATCAGGAATCGGTGTACTCTGATTTAGCTCGCCATGCCAAAGAAGCCTTGCGTGGGACTGGCCTCGATCAACCTGGAAACTGGGGACCAGTTGAATCCGTCGAACTGATAGAGCCGCATCTTCCGCTGGACGAACTCGTGGCAACGCTGCTCTATCGCGTCTCACAGGCTCCCTATCGCAAGATCCTTGAGGTGGTGAGAGAGTGGTCAGAGAAGGAGAAACAGGCGACCATCGAAGTGGCCACGAGACAACGCGGACCGTATGATGAGCTCATCAAAGAGTTCCGCAGCGGCTATGCCTTCACCTTCGACATCCTGATGGATATCGGGGCTTGGAGAGACATGCACCGTCATCGACGATGCCAGCAGGTGCAACAGAACTTCACGACCGTCCATGGTTACGATGTGCCGCCTCCATTAATCGATGCAGGTTTGGATCAGGAGTACCGGCAGGCCATGGATGCCGTGCGCCAGGATATCGAATCGCTCAGGAAGAAAGACCAAGAAGCTTCACTCTACGCCATTCCGTTTGGCTTCAAAGTCCGATGCTTGTTTAAGATGGACTACGCGGAAGCAGAGTATATCTGCAAGCTTCGGTCCGGTGTAAAAGGCCATTGGTCGTATAGAACGGTGGCTTGGCAGATGAAGCAACAGCTGGCCAAGAGATATCCCTTCCTAGGCGACAGCATTCAGGCGACACCGCCTGACGTCGAAGACGCACTGACACGATAA
- a CDS encoding tetratricopeptide repeat protein, with the protein MNTHQQQCEAALVAGAWDTLFAESMVWSRDPDGAKDPRPLFARNVVYLVQGRFADAWKTHALCLEAQEHIAAVGSWMNDLLEREGNSGYAHLVQGLFLAQSGQSEQSMGPYAEAARLLPQSAYPHYFLAQIHERAGHVERAIKEYREAVRLAPDYAPARMNLGVAYQDQGRLEMAIKEYREVIKLTPSDSAAHSNLACALAEQGKMEPAVQSYKTALKLNPQDAEVHFALGGLYETRGRLDLAQKSYHAALSANPDFGAAHSALGWLALGKHRLQEAADIFSRALKCNEEDARAYHGIAEIYAIRGKRQSAMENYSKALKYYRDPEKRNQIMNQLFQEGQVGD; encoded by the coding sequence ATGAATACCCATCAGCAACAATGCGAAGCCGCTCTCGTGGCCGGCGCATGGGATACCCTGTTCGCTGAATCGATGGTCTGGAGCCGAGATCCGGACGGGGCGAAGGACCCGCGCCCGCTCTTTGCACGAAATGTAGTGTATCTCGTCCAGGGTCGGTTTGCCGACGCCTGGAAAACGCATGCACTCTGCCTTGAGGCCCAGGAACACATCGCAGCTGTGGGGAGCTGGATGAATGACCTCCTCGAGCGGGAGGGGAACAGTGGCTATGCCCATCTCGTCCAGGGCTTGTTTCTCGCCCAGTCTGGGCAATCCGAACAATCGATGGGGCCATATGCGGAAGCCGCAAGATTGCTTCCACAATCGGCTTACCCGCACTACTTCTTGGCGCAGATTCACGAACGGGCCGGCCATGTTGAAAGAGCGATCAAGGAGTATCGTGAAGCTGTCCGGCTGGCTCCCGACTACGCGCCGGCCCGGATGAATCTGGGCGTGGCCTATCAAGACCAGGGGCGGCTGGAGATGGCCATCAAGGAATACCGTGAAGTAATCAAGCTCACTCCGAGCGATTCAGCCGCGCATTCCAATCTCGCTTGTGCCCTGGCTGAACAGGGGAAGATGGAACCAGCGGTGCAATCCTACAAGACGGCATTGAAGCTGAACCCCCAGGATGCCGAAGTGCACTTTGCGTTGGGCGGCCTTTACGAAACGCGTGGCCGCCTGGACCTGGCGCAAAAGAGCTATCACGCTGCGCTCAGCGCCAACCCTGACTTTGGCGCGGCCCACTCCGCCCTCGGGTGGCTGGCGTTAGGGAAGCATCGGCTTCAAGAAGCGGCGGACATCTTCAGCCGGGCGCTCAAGTGCAATGAAGAAGATGCGCGTGCGTATCACGGCATCGCTGAAATCTATGCGATCCGCGGTAAACGCCAAAGCGCAATGGAAAACTACAGCAAGGCGCTGAAGTACTATCGAGATCCAGAGAAGAGAAACCAGATCATGAATCAGCTGTTTCAAGAAGGACAGGTAGGAGATTAA
- a CDS encoding sel1 repeat family protein has translation MRRLVLAGVLILNSAAIAAAVEPPPGAPKPVVPPKSIPLAGEEPYEALKQGDYRVAAVLFSPRAEKGDVRAQYNLGLLYASGMGVVQDYQAALKWHRLAAGQGHAGAQNELAQMYAKGQGVQPDSVRAYVWYSVAGESSTGGSKTEIMKDRDHMAKRMTPEQIQKAEGLTKQCLESQFKKCGEK, from the coding sequence ATGAGACGACTTGTGCTCGCGGGAGTCTTGATTCTGAACAGTGCGGCGATCGCCGCGGCAGTGGAACCACCGCCCGGGGCTCCAAAGCCGGTGGTCCCCCCCAAATCAATCCCGCTGGCTGGGGAAGAGCCCTATGAAGCATTGAAGCAAGGCGACTACCGAGTCGCAGCGGTACTCTTCTCTCCGAGGGCGGAGAAGGGCGATGTGCGAGCGCAGTACAACCTCGGGCTCCTGTATGCCAGCGGGATGGGTGTGGTGCAGGACTACCAGGCCGCATTGAAATGGCATCGGCTGGCGGCGGGGCAAGGGCACGCTGGAGCGCAAAATGAACTCGCGCAGATGTATGCAAAGGGACAGGGCGTGCAGCCAGATTCAGTGCGAGCTTATGTGTGGTACAGCGTCGCGGGGGAATCGTCGACAGGCGGGTCGAAAACGGAAATCATGAAGGACCGGGACCATATGGCTAAACGCATGACCCCAGAGCAGATTCAGAAAGCAGAGGGGCTGACGAAGCAGTGCCTAGAATCACAATTCAAGAAGTGTGGTGAGAAATAA
- a CDS encoding SUMF1/EgtB/PvdO family nonheme iron enzyme — protein MSDIFISYANEDLHRIQSLVEVLEAQGWSVFWDRTIPSGKTWREFIGKGLRDARCIVVAWSKTSIDSVWVQEEADEGRERGILHPVLIDDVKPPLGFRAIQAAKLAGWNFTDPSPEFKRFLRDLENIIGPPRPEESLSSSAGMQPQEQRLSQMRPAPGMMKVPKGPFLYGDDNTLTVLPYDYWIDKYPVTNEKYRVFVQAGGYENKQYWPNGFNPKVPGYFCEWNKTGKDEHPVVGVSYYEAEAYAKWVGKRLPTEQEWEKAARGTDGRKYPWGEEFDEGKCNYKYLGMFGILSSIILSVTTPVTQYPNGVSPYGCYDMVGNACEWCQVGIAICSKER, from the coding sequence ATGAGTGACATCTTCATCAGTTATGCCAACGAGGATCTTCACCGGATCCAATCATTAGTGGAAGTACTTGAAGCCCAAGGCTGGTCAGTCTTTTGGGATCGCACGATCCCATCTGGCAAGACATGGCGAGAATTCATTGGGAAGGGACTGCGCGATGCACGATGTATCGTGGTGGCGTGGTCAAAGACTTCAATAGACTCGGTATGGGTGCAGGAGGAGGCGGATGAGGGACGCGAACGAGGCATTCTGCATCCAGTACTAATTGATGACGTAAAGCCACCACTAGGTTTCAGAGCCATTCAGGCTGCGAAGCTAGCTGGATGGAACTTCACGGACCCCTCGCCAGAATTCAAGCGATTCCTGAGGGATTTGGAAAACATAATCGGTCCACCTCGACCAGAGGAATCGTTATCGTCCTCGGCAGGCATGCAGCCCCAAGAACAGCGACTTTCTCAAATGAGACCGGCGCCCGGCATGATGAAAGTGCCGAAAGGACCATTCCTGTATGGTGACGATAACACTCTGACAGTGCTTCCGTATGACTATTGGATCGACAAGTACCCTGTGACCAACGAGAAGTATCGAGTGTTTGTTCAAGCAGGTGGGTACGAAAATAAGCAGTACTGGCCAAATGGATTTAATCCCAAAGTCCCAGGATACTTTTGTGAATGGAACAAGACGGGTAAGGATGAACATCCCGTGGTCGGTGTCAGTTACTACGAGGCAGAGGCCTATGCGAAGTGGGTGGGGAAACGATTACCGACGGAGCAAGAGTGGGAAAAGGCGGCACGAGGGACAGATGGACGCAAGTACCCATGGGGCGAAGAGTTTGATGAAGGAAAATGTAACTATAAGTACCTGGGCATGTTTGGTATCCTATCTAGCATCATTCTTAGTGTGACCACGCCAGTCACGCAGTACCCCAACGGTGTCAGCCCCTATGGCTGCTATGACATGGTGGGAAATGCGTGCGAGTGGTGTCAGGTCGGTATAGCAATATGCTCAAAGGAAAGGTAG
- a CDS encoding aminotransferase class V-fold PLP-dependent enzyme codes for MIDIGRRGFLVRTGLALGAAVLAGAHSHTHAEPPQRKLDNWDEVRAQFPLSPQLIHLAAFFLASHPTPVREAIERHRAGLDADPIGYWVEHEEKQDAKVLQAAAEYLGGHPTDIALTDSTTMGLGLLYGGLKLGNEQEILTTTHDHYSTETALRLRAERTGAMVRQIHLYRSLKTVSRDEIVESLRKSITPMTRIVAVTWVHSSTGLKLPIHEMALAIQAISRSRDERDRIIFCVDGVHALGVEDFRVSELGCDFLIAGTHKWMFGPRGTGLVWGHPRAWPIARATIPTFSGQAYDLWMENKSSKDLPPSIHMTPGGFHSFEHRWALDEAFLFHQAIGKSKVTQRVYELNQQLKQGLAAMPHVTLHTPMSQDLSAGIVCFEVAGLSPRQVVDQLRQHSIVGSVTPYATKYARLAPSLLNSPKDIETTLEEIRKLRAA; via the coding sequence ATGATCGACATCGGACGTCGAGGCTTTCTGGTCCGGACAGGCTTAGCCTTAGGTGCAGCGGTACTAGCTGGTGCCCACAGTCACACCCATGCCGAACCCCCACAAAGAAAACTTGATAACTGGGATGAGGTTCGCGCTCAGTTTCCCCTCTCTCCACAGCTTATCCACTTAGCCGCGTTCTTCCTTGCATCCCATCCCACCCCGGTGCGTGAGGCCATCGAACGACACCGAGCCGGACTGGATGCCGATCCCATCGGCTATTGGGTTGAACATGAAGAGAAACAGGACGCGAAGGTGCTCCAGGCGGCTGCCGAGTATCTAGGGGGCCATCCCACCGATATCGCCCTCACCGACAGCACGACGATGGGACTGGGGCTACTCTATGGTGGTCTCAAGCTTGGTAACGAGCAGGAAATTCTGACAACGACCCACGATCACTATTCGACGGAAACTGCGCTGCGTCTTCGCGCCGAACGGACAGGCGCCATGGTACGACAGATTCACCTCTATCGTTCACTCAAGACCGTTTCACGCGATGAAATCGTCGAATCGCTGCGAAAAAGCATCACCCCGATGACGCGCATTGTGGCCGTCACCTGGGTACATTCCAGCACAGGGCTTAAACTGCCTATTCATGAGATGGCGCTGGCGATCCAAGCTATCAGTCGCTCGAGAGACGAGCGAGACCGGATCATCTTCTGCGTGGATGGGGTGCATGCCTTGGGAGTTGAAGATTTCCGCGTGAGCGAACTCGGCTGCGACTTCTTGATCGCCGGGACCCACAAGTGGATGTTTGGCCCGCGTGGGACTGGTTTAGTTTGGGGCCACCCAAGAGCATGGCCGATCGCCAGGGCAACGATCCCGACCTTTAGCGGTCAGGCCTACGACCTCTGGATGGAGAACAAATCCTCGAAGGATCTTCCGCCATCCATTCATATGACCCCAGGCGGATTCCATTCCTTCGAACATCGCTGGGCGCTGGACGAAGCCTTCCTGTTTCATCAGGCGATCGGGAAATCCAAAGTGACACAGCGCGTCTATGAATTGAACCAACAACTGAAGCAGGGCTTGGCGGCCATGCCCCATGTCACGCTACACACCCCAATGTCGCAGGATCTGTCGGCGGGAATCGTCTGTTTCGAAGTGGCCGGACTGTCGCCTCGTCAAGTCGTAGACCAGCTCCGTCAGCACAGCATCGTCGGAAGCGTGACACCCTACGCGACAAAATATGCTCGGCTCGCACCGAGTCTTCTCAACTCACCGAAGGACATCGAGACCACACTGGAAGAGATCAGAAAGCTACGTGCGGCCTAG
- the gcvP gene encoding aminomethyl-transferring glycine dehydrogenase, which translates to MNTPTWLQPTDDFVHRHLGPTNADLQEMLATLGHQSLETLVDTTVPPDIRLRQTLDLPDGEGEQAVLARLQGIAAQNKVYRSLIGMGYYDCVTPGVIQRNILENPAWYTQYTPYQAEISQGRLEALVTFQTMVGDLTGLPLANASLLDEATAAAEAMAMCYAIARHAGQERHEFFVSCDCHPQTLAVLQTRAEPLGIILKTGVPSTTDCTRTELCGILLQYPATDGYVGDFSALVTQAHEAGVLVVVATDLLALTILRSPGEFGADIAVGSTQRFGVPIGFGGPHAAFLATKEEFKRQIPGRLVGVSKDVTGKPAIRLSLQTREQHIRREKATSNICTAQVLLAVMAAMFAVYHGPEGLRRIAERVHGLTLLLAEGLRRLGFEVLPKVFFDTIRVPVSKAQAEQIVARAEAQGINFRQYEDGSLGLSLDEVSSEQEVLRLLQIFVGHDQLPFRLSDLVSSINLAYPTPLMRVSPYLTHEVFHRYHSEHEMLRYLYRLQARDLSLVHSMIPLGSCTMKLNATSEMLPVTWPEFARLHPFAPVDQTRGYQTLFRQLEGWLAEIAGFAAFSLQPNAGSQGEYSGLMVIRAYHRSRGETHRDVCLIPVSAHGTNPASAAMVGMTVVVVACDRNGNVDVADLETKAAQYRDRLAALMLTYPSTHGVFEASVRRICQIVHTHGGQVYIDGANMNAMVGLCRLGDIGADVCHLNLHKTFCIPHGGGGPGVGPIGVAQHLVPFLPGHPVVKLGGPQTIGPVSAAPFGSPGILPISWTYIAMMGREGLTKATQVAILNANYMAKRLEKYYSILYRGDSGLVAHEFILDLREFKEGAGVEAMDVAKRLMDYGFHAPTVSFPVAGTLMVEPTESESKAELDRLCEALILIRAEIQEIVDGRQPRTNNVLKNAPHTAASVTATEWNRPYSREQAAFPASWVKHSKFWPSVSRIDEAYGDRHLVCSCPPIETYQN; encoded by the coding sequence ATGAACACTCCGACCTGGCTTCAACCGACGGACGACTTTGTGCATCGACACCTTGGGCCAACAAACGCAGATCTTCAAGAGATGCTGGCGACTTTAGGCCACCAGTCGCTCGAGACATTAGTCGACACGACGGTTCCGCCTGATATCCGTCTTCGACAAACTCTGGACCTTCCCGACGGCGAGGGCGAGCAAGCTGTTCTCGCACGACTGCAGGGGATCGCGGCCCAGAACAAGGTGTATCGGTCGCTGATTGGCATGGGATACTACGACTGTGTCACGCCCGGGGTCATTCAACGGAACATTCTTGAAAATCCAGCCTGGTATACGCAGTACACTCCGTATCAGGCCGAAATCTCACAAGGCCGCTTGGAGGCTCTTGTCACGTTTCAGACCATGGTCGGGGATTTGACCGGGCTCCCGCTGGCCAATGCATCCCTCTTGGATGAAGCGACGGCTGCCGCGGAGGCAATGGCGATGTGCTACGCGATCGCCCGCCATGCCGGTCAGGAACGCCATGAGTTCTTCGTTTCATGCGACTGCCATCCACAAACCCTCGCTGTGCTGCAGACAAGGGCTGAACCCCTGGGCATCATTCTCAAAACGGGAGTCCCATCGACCACTGATTGTACGCGCACGGAACTGTGCGGCATCCTCCTGCAGTACCCTGCCACGGACGGTTATGTAGGTGATTTTAGTGCGTTGGTGACCCAGGCTCATGAGGCCGGGGTTCTAGTCGTCGTGGCTACCGATCTCCTCGCACTCACGATCCTCCGTTCACCCGGAGAATTCGGCGCTGATATTGCCGTTGGCTCGACCCAACGGTTCGGCGTCCCAATCGGTTTCGGGGGACCTCATGCCGCGTTTCTGGCGACTAAAGAAGAATTCAAACGGCAGATACCTGGTCGACTCGTCGGTGTCTCCAAGGATGTCACCGGCAAGCCGGCCATTCGGCTCTCCCTTCAAACACGCGAGCAGCACATCCGACGAGAAAAAGCCACGAGTAACATCTGTACCGCCCAGGTCTTGCTGGCCGTCATGGCCGCCATGTTCGCGGTCTACCATGGGCCGGAAGGGTTGCGTCGCATCGCCGAACGGGTCCATGGCTTGACGCTCTTGCTTGCGGAAGGCTTGCGTCGTCTGGGATTCGAAGTGTTGCCGAAGGTCTTTTTTGACACGATTCGAGTACCGGTATCCAAGGCCCAAGCCGAGCAGATCGTCGCGCGAGCGGAAGCGCAAGGGATCAATTTCCGACAGTACGAAGATGGTTCCCTCGGCCTGTCGCTCGACGAAGTCAGCTCCGAGCAGGAAGTCCTCCGCCTCCTGCAGATCTTCGTTGGCCATGACCAGTTGCCGTTCCGCCTTTCGGATCTTGTCTCTTCCATTAATCTCGCATACCCCACTCCATTGATGAGGGTCAGTCCGTATCTCACGCATGAGGTGTTCCACCGCTATCACTCTGAACACGAAATGCTCCGCTATCTCTATCGACTACAAGCGCGAGACCTCTCGCTGGTGCACTCGATGATCCCGCTGGGCTCCTGCACGATGAAACTCAATGCCACATCAGAAATGCTGCCGGTGACCTGGCCGGAGTTCGCCCGTCTCCATCCATTTGCCCCAGTTGACCAAACGCGTGGCTATCAAACCTTGTTTCGTCAACTGGAAGGCTGGTTGGCCGAGATTGCAGGATTCGCGGCTTTCTCGCTGCAACCGAACGCCGGATCTCAGGGCGAGTATTCCGGTTTGATGGTGATTCGGGCGTACCATCGGTCAAGGGGAGAGACCCATCGAGATGTCTGCTTGATTCCTGTTTCTGCTCACGGCACGAACCCCGCCAGCGCGGCGATGGTCGGCATGACGGTGGTGGTCGTCGCATGCGATCGGAACGGAAATGTGGATGTCGCTGATCTGGAAACCAAAGCGGCGCAATATCGAGACCGGCTGGCGGCACTGATGCTGACCTATCCCTCCACCCACGGGGTGTTTGAGGCCAGCGTGCGGCGTATTTGCCAAATCGTCCATACCCACGGCGGACAGGTCTATATCGACGGAGCCAATATGAATGCCATGGTCGGCCTCTGCCGTCTGGGCGATATTGGAGCCGATGTATGCCACCTCAATCTCCATAAGACGTTTTGTATTCCCCATGGCGGCGGCGGGCCGGGCGTGGGACCCATCGGCGTCGCGCAGCACTTGGTCCCGTTCTTACCAGGACACCCCGTGGTCAAGCTTGGTGGCCCACAGACCATCGGCCCTGTGTCGGCAGCACCGTTCGGCAGCCCAGGTATTCTTCCTATCTCCTGGACCTATATCGCCATGATGGGACGAGAGGGCCTGACCAAGGCCACACAGGTGGCTATCCTCAATGCCAACTACATGGCCAAGCGTCTGGAGAAGTACTACTCGATTCTGTACCGAGGAGATTCCGGACTGGTGGCGCATGAATTCATTTTGGACCTCCGCGAGTTTAAGGAGGGCGCAGGGGTTGAGGCAATGGATGTCGCCAAACGACTGATGGACTATGGTTTCCATGCACCGACCGTGTCGTTTCCCGTAGCCGGTACGCTCATGGTCGAACCGACTGAAAGTGAATCAAAGGCCGAACTCGATCGGCTCTGCGAGGCGCTCATCTTGATCCGCGCAGAGATTCAAGAGATCGTCGACGGTCGCCAACCACGAACCAACAATGTATTGAAGAATGCACCTCATACCGCCGCAAGCGTGACCGCTACGGAATGGAACCGACCCTACAGCCGCGAGCAAGCAGCGTTTCCTGCCTCCTGGGTCAAACACAGTAAGTTCTGGCCGAGTGTCAGCCGTATCGACGAGGCCTACGGCGACCGCCATCTCGTCTGCAGCTGTCCGCCGATTGAGACGTATCAGAACTAA
- a CDS encoding nuclear transport factor 2 family protein, giving the protein MLATSRSSSQNSEKPSTGRSFKGTALVLALVISLLAGGGYVLFNGQGLPTTFLVPSPQQTASLTERQSNSGTMDVRLTREGIDRLLATLDDAVRRKDVDGVLRHISHDAMITIHLKQGPQQQTALLTRDDYRKTLAMAFAFPSNNDFTRTNTSVSLAADERSAKVSFKSTETLRPANHEFKAEGEETLLFTIRDGKPMISSLEQTFPGDST; this is encoded by the coding sequence ATGCTCGCCACAAGTCGAAGCTCCAGTCAGAATTCTGAGAAGCCATCCACGGGGCGTTCCTTTAAAGGAACCGCCCTCGTCCTCGCACTGGTCATCAGCCTCCTGGCCGGAGGTGGATACGTGCTCTTTAACGGCCAGGGGTTACCAACCACCTTTTTGGTACCTTCTCCTCAGCAAACCGCGTCCCTGACGGAGCGCCAATCGAATTCCGGGACGATGGACGTGCGCCTCACACGCGAAGGAATTGACCGGCTTCTCGCAACGCTCGACGACGCCGTTCGTCGAAAAGATGTCGATGGTGTCCTCCGTCACATTTCGCATGACGCGATGATCACCATCCATCTGAAGCAAGGCCCACAGCAGCAAACGGCTTTGTTGACACGGGATGACTATCGCAAGACATTGGCCATGGCATTCGCCTTCCCCAGCAACAATGATTTCACACGCACAAATACATCAGTCTCGTTGGCTGCGGATGAGCGAAGCGCCAAGGTATCCTTTAAGTCGACCGAAACCCTTCGACCAGCCAATCATGAATTCAAGGCAGAAGGCGAAGAAACCCTCCTCTTCACTATCCGCGATGGGAAACCGATGATCAGCTCTCTGGAACAGACCTTCCCCGGTGACTCCACCTAG
- a CDS encoding response regulator transcription factor, with protein MRVLVLEDETKVGCFIKRALEEESYAVDLCEDGAKGLEMALATNYDLLVVDVMLPGMSGLDVLKNLRRERIQTPVLILSAQSQIDQRVKGLDAGADDYLTKPFAIDELLARVRALLRRGATESPGVLQVDDLLLNPATREVTRGGQRIELTLKEYALLEYLMRHTGRVLTRPMISEHVWNQDFDTFTNVIDVYVNYLRNKIDRGRTKKLIHTIRGSGYMLKAD; from the coding sequence ATGCGGGTGCTTGTTCTCGAAGACGAAACCAAAGTCGGCTGCTTTATTAAGCGGGCATTGGAAGAAGAAAGCTATGCCGTCGATCTCTGCGAAGACGGGGCGAAGGGGTTAGAGATGGCATTGGCGACCAACTATGATCTCCTGGTGGTCGATGTCATGTTGCCGGGTATGTCGGGGTTGGATGTGCTCAAGAATCTTCGTCGTGAACGGATTCAAACGCCGGTGTTGATTCTGTCCGCTCAATCGCAGATCGATCAGCGAGTCAAAGGACTGGATGCAGGTGCCGACGACTATCTCACGAAACCATTTGCCATCGATGAGCTATTGGCGCGGGTTCGTGCCTTACTGCGCCGTGGTGCAACAGAAAGTCCGGGAGTGCTCCAAGTCGATGACTTGCTGCTCAACCCGGCGACGCGTGAGGTGACACGAGGAGGGCAACGCATCGAGCTGACTCTGAAAGAATATGCCTTGCTGGAATACTTGATGCGTCATACCGGTCGGGTACTCACCAGACCGATGATTTCTGAGCACGTATGGAATCAAGACTTCGACACCTTTACGAACGTCATCGATGTCTATGTGAACTATCTCCGGAACAAGATCGACCGAGGTCGGACGAAGAAATTGATCCATACGATCCGCGGAAGCGGATACATGCTCAAGGCCGACTAG